In the Gasterosteus aculeatus chromosome X, fGasAcu3.hap1.1, whole genome shotgun sequence genome, one interval contains:
- the LOC120808682 gene encoding uncharacterized protein LOC120808682 isoform X4: MQERSGALLAWKVLLAGMCALLLTSSGGLVFLLVRQKELTEELVRLDAQVQVLSRSNRLQAADPAEAEDLKKLQRSRRNQEGEPRQSEDEKDMMMLMTYSMVPVKAFMDLCNSSRGLCFTGPAGPPGLPGRAGSSGPQGAPGQEGRRGRRGPPGEKGDPGLKGETYNDILIEGPSGPRGPPGPPGPPGPPGPPGPPGPACPARNCNKVKKKTIGEPMGSMVPVNASKDVLNVTVSKIDPVTSTDFAPLAPEKNRNTFNRSGNTKKSPTKSELVSPRPDYGQDKWTETSTEASFHLSTKSPHKDYSHDNTENVTDGPMQSFTDQLTVDKISDSFSTSGTVVEAPMKRESESFQVVVEDYGDTERENVTKGPILLSTVPLSVEEISDSFSTSGTFVEAPMKRESESFQVVVEDYGDTERENVTKGPILLSTVPLSVEEINDSFSTSGTVVEAPMKHESESFHQEDYGDTERDNVTKGPILLSTVPLSVEEISDSFSTSGTIIDAPMKRDSPTARPTDNGRDVTDSERLPNTRMEAERVFPQGDDNDILNDTERENVTQAQMTLSTAPLSADENRGVFNNATEAPLQLVTAPLSVDLESDPFNVSGNFIQTTRKRECSLRAIKCPKDAMQMQSTFGAWMSDASQLDEGRYWLADHFSGRVLVEHRNNSTLHNGSDKMIDLRRFFQGCGHVVYKQSFYFHIAGRNRLLKFDLNTKETKTLVMENSRFHNLIYLFRNSKTYFKFAVDENGLWVIFASDTNDDTMVAKINTDRFSVESVINTRYPTTKAGNAFIVCGVLYFTDDKDREVTYAFDLKKESPLNASFDLRPANGILAMLSYYPNRKLLYMWDNSSVKICKVRLNLI, from the exons ATGCAGGAGAGGAGCGGAGCTCTTCTGGCCTGGAAGGTGCTGCTGGCGGGGATGTGTGCGTTGCTGCTCACAAGCTCGGGGGGTCTGGTGTTCCTGCTGGTACGACAgaaggagctgacggaggagctggTGAGGTTGGACGCCCAGGTGCAGGTGCTGTCACGGAGCAACAGGCTGCAGGCAGCAGACCCTGCGGAGGCCGAAGATCTAAAGAAGCTTCAGCGCAGCAGAAGGAACCAGGAAGGAGAACCGAGACAAAGCGAGGACGAGAAGGatatgatgatgctgatgacgTACTCCATGGTTCCT GTCAAAGCCTTCATGGATCTGTGTAACAGCTCCAGAGGACTCTGTTTCACAG gtCCAGCTGGACCACCAG GTTTGCCCGGTCGAGCCGGGTCTTCGGGTCCTCAAGGTGCCCCGGGGCAAGAGGGGAGACGAGGAAGGAGAG GCCCCCCAGGTGAAAAAGGAGACCCTGGGCTGAAAGGCGAGACCTACAATGACATTCTCATTGAGG GTCCATCCGGTCCAAGGGGTCCACCGGGTCCACCAGGTCCACCAGGTCCACCGGGTCCACCAGGTCCACCAGGTCCAGCCTGTCCTGCTAGGAATTGTAATAAAGTTAAGAAGAAGACCATCGGAGAACCCATGGGTTCAATGG TTCCAGTAAATGCGAGCAAAGATGTTTTGAATGTCACCGTCTCCAAAATAGATCCAGTCACAAGTACGGACTTTG CCCCACTTGCTccggaaaaaaacagaaacaccttCAATCGCAGcggaaacacaaagaaaagtccAACAAAAAGTG AGTTAGTGTCCCCTCGGCCAGACTACGGACAGGACAAGTGGACTGAAACCAGCACAGAGGCATCGTTTCACTTATCAACAA agtcACCTCATAAAGACTACAGCCATGACAACACAGAGAACGTTACAGACGGACCAATGCAATCATTTACTG ATCAACTTACTGTGGATAAAATCAGTGATTCCTTCAGTACCAGTGGAACCGTTGTTGAAGCACCCATGAAACGTG AGTCAGAATCGTTTCAAGTAGTAGTCGAAGACTACGGTGATACCGAGAGAGAAAATGTTACAAAAGGACCAATTCTGCTCTCAACAG TTCCTCTCTCTGTGGAAGAAATCAGTGATTCCTTCAGTACCAGTGGAACCTTTGTTGAAGCACCCATGAAACGTG AGTCAGAATCGTTTCAAGTAGTAGTCGAAGACTACGGTGATACCGAGAGAGAAAATGTTACAAAAGGACCAATTCTGCTCTCAACAG TTCCTCTCTCTGTGGAAGAAATCAATGATTCCTTCAGTACCAGTGGAACCGTTGTTGAAGCACCCATGAAACATG AGTCAGAATCGTTTCATCAAGAAGACTACGGTGATACCGAGAGAGATAATGTTACAAAAGGACCAATTCTGCTCTCAACAG TTCCTCTCTCTGTGGAAGAAATCAGTGATTCATTCAGTACCAGTGGAACCATTATTGATGCACCCATGAAACGTG ATTCACCAACTGCTCGTCCAACTGACAACGGCAGAGATGTCACTGACTCTGAGAGACTTCCAAACACAAGGATGGAGGCTG AGAGGGTATTTCCTCAAGGAGACGACAATGACATCTTGAATGATACTGAGAGAGAAAATGTTACACAGGCACAAATGACATTATCGACAG CTCCACTTTCCGCGGACGAAAACAGGGGTGTTTTCAACAACGCTACGGAGGCGCCACTTCAATTAGTAACAG CCCCACTCTCTGTGGATCTGGAGAGCGACCCCTTCAACGTCAGTGGAAATTTCATCCAAACAACCAGGAAACGTG aaTGCAGCCTCAGAGCTATTAAATGTCCGAAGGACGCCATGCAAATGCAAAGCACTTTTGGAGCCTGGATGTCCGATGCGTCCCAACTGGATGAAGGTCGATACTGGCTGGCCGATCATTTTTCAg GTCGAGTTTTGGTGGAGCACAGAAACAATTCGACTCTTCATAATGGAAGCGACAAAATGATAGACCTGAGAAGGTTCTTCCAGGGCTGTGGTCACGTTGTTTACAAGCAGTCATTTTACTTTCACATCGCAGGAAGAAACCGCCTCTTGAA ATTTGACCTGAACACCAAGGAAACAAAGACTCTGGTGATGGAAAACAGCAGATTTCACAACCTGATTTATCTTTTTCGCAACTCAAAGACGTATTTCAAGTTTGCTGTGGATGAAAATGGATTGTGGGTCATTTTTGCATCAGATACAAATGATGATACGATGGTTGCAAAGATTAACACTGACAGATTCTCTGTTGAGTCCGTCATTAACACTCGCTACCCTACAACtaaagcaggaaatgctttcatTGTGTGTGGGGTCCTATATTTTACAGATGACAAAGATCGAGAAGTTACATATGCCTTTGATTTAAAGAAGGAGAGTCCTCTGAATGCAAGTTTTGACTTAAGGCCAGCAAATGGTATCTTGGCTATGCTGTCATATTATCCCAACAGAAAGCTTTTGTATATGTGGGACAACAGCAGCGTGAAAATATGCAAAGTTAGGCTGAACCTAATCTAG